A window of the Proteus terrae subsp. cibarius genome harbors these coding sequences:
- a CDS encoding pirin family protein, which produces MKKIIGIYKAPRQHWVGDGFHVRSLFSYGNHGKYLNPFLLLDRAGPTDFPASQGHNRGVGEHPHRGFETVTIVYKGEVAHHDSTGEGGVIGPGDVQWMTAASGILHQEYHSDEFTKEGGVLDMVQLWVNLPSEAKSAPAGYQLLKESAIPVLPLADNAGKMRIIAGDYHDTHGAAKTFSPVDVWDLQLKSTKSVTLPTKKDRYVGLVILHGSVYLDNQTQLQTGDLVILDNEGGSVNLEAIEDAIILYLSGEPINEPVVGYGPFVMNSEAQIKQAIDDFNQGKFGRIPNE; this is translated from the coding sequence ATGAAAAAAATCATAGGTATTTATAAAGCACCTCGTCAACATTGGGTTGGCGATGGTTTTCATGTTCGCTCACTCTTTAGTTATGGTAATCATGGTAAATATTTAAACCCATTTTTACTTTTAGATAGAGCCGGGCCTACCGATTTTCCTGCATCTCAAGGACATAATCGTGGTGTCGGGGAACACCCACATCGTGGATTTGAAACAGTCACTATCGTTTATAAAGGTGAAGTTGCACACCATGATTCCACAGGAGAAGGGGGTGTAATCGGCCCGGGTGACGTGCAATGGATGACCGCTGCGTCAGGTATTTTACATCAAGAATATCATTCTGATGAATTTACCAAAGAAGGTGGTGTGTTAGATATGGTGCAATTGTGGGTTAATCTTCCATCTGAGGCTAAATCGGCACCTGCTGGCTATCAATTGCTAAAAGAAAGCGCGATCCCTGTACTTCCTTTAGCAGATAATGCCGGAAAAATGCGCATTATTGCCGGTGATTATCACGACACACATGGCGCTGCAAAAACTTTTTCACCTGTAGATGTGTGGGATCTTCAATTAAAAAGCACAAAATCAGTGACGTTGCCGACCAAGAAAGATCGTTATGTAGGGTTAGTGATATTGCACGGTAGTGTTTATCTTGATAATCAAACTCAACTACAAACAGGTGATTTGGTGATTTTAGATAATGAAGGTGGTTCTGTTAATCTTGAAGCTATTGAAGATGCAATAATCTTGTATCTCAGTGGAGAGCCTATTAATGAGCCTGTTGTTGGTTATGGCCCTTTTGTCATGAATAGCGAAGCTCAAATCAAACAAGCTATTGATGATTTTAACCAAGGTAAATTCGGTCGTATTCCTAACGAGTAA
- a CDS encoding LysR substrate-binding domain-containing protein, translated as MKYDLNDLYYFVKVVEFGGFSQAAETLGIPKSKLSRRIADLEQKLNVSLIYRSTRQFHVTKIGQTFYQQCKNVVSEAEIAEEVICSAQGHPHGTIKLSCPVALLQIYIQDILVDFMEKYPDINIQILAINRPVDVISEGLDLALRVRALPLDDSGLTMKILGYSRRVLVASPLLFKGQEIPDSPEQLADYPILANSEHSQQYTLTLTHENGTVSTQHVTPKLATTDVITLYKATLKGLGITRLPLSVVENELQDGSLIEVLPNWRFPKDVIHAVYPSRKGLLPAIQVLLEYLADNMSPLKE; from the coding sequence TTTAAATGATCTCTACTATTTTGTGAAAGTCGTTGAGTTTGGCGGTTTTTCTCAAGCAGCAGAAACATTAGGTATACCTAAATCTAAACTAAGTCGTCGTATCGCTGATTTAGAACAGAAGCTCAATGTCTCTTTGATTTATCGTTCTACACGTCAATTTCATGTCACTAAAATCGGGCAGACATTTTATCAGCAGTGTAAAAATGTAGTCTCAGAAGCTGAAATTGCAGAAGAAGTTATTTGTTCAGCGCAAGGGCACCCACATGGCACAATTAAACTCTCGTGTCCTGTCGCATTATTGCAAATTTATATTCAAGATATTTTGGTCGATTTTATGGAGAAATACCCGGATATTAATATCCAGATATTAGCTATTAATCGTCCTGTTGATGTAATTAGTGAAGGTCTTGATTTAGCCTTGCGAGTAAGAGCATTACCATTAGATGACTCAGGTCTAACAATGAAAATCCTAGGTTATTCTCGACGTGTTCTAGTCGCCAGCCCTTTGTTATTTAAAGGACAAGAGATCCCTGATTCACCAGAACAACTTGCAGACTATCCTATTTTGGCAAATAGCGAACATTCACAACAATACACACTAACCTTGACTCATGAAAATGGTACGGTTTCCACACAACATGTGACTCCGAAACTAGCGACAACCGATGTTATTACACTTTATAAAGCAACATTAAAAGGATTAGGAATAACTCGATTACCACTGAGTGTGGTTGAAAATGAACTACAAGACGGCTCGTTAATTGAAGTGTTGCCAAATTGGCGTTTTCCTAAAGATGTTATTCATGCAGTTTACCCGTCAAGAAAAGGCTTATTACCTGCGATTCAAGTATTGCTGGAATACCTTGCTGATAATATGTCGCCATTGAAAGAGTAA